The DNA region GCACGCTGGACCCGGCCGCCGTGCTGGCCCGGCGCGACTCCTTCACTTCGCACTGGCAGGACGACGGCCAGGTGAAGTGGCTCCGCGACACCGGGATCGACCTGGTCCGCGGCCACGGCCGGCTGGCCGGCGAGCGACAGGTGACGGTCGAGGCGGAGGACGGCAGCGAGCGGCTGCTCGTCGCCCGGCACGCCGTCGCGGTCTGCACCGGCAGCCGGCCCGTCCTCCCGCAGGACGTCCCCGGGCTGGCCGAGGCCCGGCCGTGGACCAACCGCGAGGCGACCGGCTCGTCCACCGTGCCCGGGCGGCTGGCGGTGGTCGGCGGCGGGGTGGTCGGCGTGGAACTGGCCACCGCCTGGCGGGCGCTCGGGTCGGAGGTCGTGCTGCTGGTACGCGGCTCCGCGCTGCTGCCCCGGATGGAGCCGTTCGCGGGTGAGCTGGTGGCGGACGGGCTGCGGGAGGCGGGCGTGGACGTGCGGTTCGGAGCCTCGGTCGGCTCCCTGGAGCGCGCGGACGGGCCCGGTTCGGAGGTCGGGCTGGTCCTGGCCGACGGCGGGCGGCTGACCGTCGACGAGGTCCTCTACGCCACCGGCCGGGCGCCGCGCACGGCCGACATCGGCCTGGAGCAGGTCGGCCTGCACCCCGGCGGCTGGCTCGACGTGGACGACAGCTGCACCGTGCTCGGTGTCGACGGCGACTGGCTGTACGCGGCCGGGGACGTCAACCACCGGGCGCTGCTCACCCACCAGGGCAAGTACCAGGCACGGATCGCCGGTGCGGCGATCGCCGCACGCGCCCAGGGGCGGCCGCTGGACACCGCACGCTGGGGCGCGCACGCCGCGTCGGCCGACAGCGCGGGTGCGCCGCAGGTCGTGTTCACGCACCCGGAGGTCGCGGCCGTCGGCCTCACCCTGGACGCGGCCGAGCGGGCCGGGCTGCGGGTCAAGGCGATCGACCACGACCTCGGCGCGGTCGCCGGCGCCTCGCTCTACGGCGACGACTACCGGGGCCGGGCCCGGGTCGTCTTCGACCTGGACCGGGAGGTGCTGGTCGGCGCCTCGTTCGTCGGCCCCGGGGTCTCCGAACTGCTGCACTCGGCCACCGTCGCCGTGGTCGGCGAGGTGCCGATCGACCGGCTCTGGCACGCGGTCCCGGCGTACCCGACGATCAGCGAGGTCTGGCTGCGCCTGCTGGAGGGCTGCCGGGGGTGAGCCCGCCGTCCCCCGCCCGCCGTCCGCCTCACGTACGTGGGACGGGCGGCACTCGGGGACGGGCGGCGCGGCGCGGGGACAGCACGGGGACAGCGCGGCGCAAAGGGCGCGGCCCGGCGCGGCGAGGTGTGGGAGTCGGCGGAGGGCGCGACACTGGCCGGAGGGGGTGTCAGGGCGGGGCCGTTACGCCGACCAGGTGGTGTGTGATGACCGAGGTGCTGTTGGCCGTCGGGACCGAGAAGGGCCTCTTCCTCGGACGCAGCCGCGACCGGCTGGACTGGGAGTTCAGCGGGCCGCACTTCCGGATGAACGCGGTCTACTCCGTCGCGATCGACGGCCGGGACCCGGTCGACGGCAGGAACCGCCGTGACGGCCGGGCCCGGCTGCTGGTGGGCGCCGACAGCAGCCACTGGGGCCCGTCGGTCTGGCGCTCGGACGACCTGGGCGCCACCTGGTCCGAGCCCGCCGCACCGGCCATCCGCTTCCCCGAACACACCGGCGCCTCGCTCACCCGGGTCTGGCAGCTCCAGCCGGCGGGGCCCGAGGCCCCCGGTGTGGTCTACGCGGGCACCGAACCGGCCGCGCTGTTCCGCTCCGCGGACGGCGGCGCGACCTTCACGATGGTGGAGTCGCTCTGGGAGCACCCGCAGCGGGCCGAGTGGGGCGCCGGCTTCGGCGGCCAGGGCCTGCACACCGTGCTCACCGACCCGCGCGACGCCGAGCGGCTGCTGGTCGCGGTCTCCAGCGGCGGCGTCTACCGCAGCAAGGACGGCGGCGGCAGCTGGGTGCCGTCCAACTCCGGGCTGCGGGCCGAGTTCCTGCCCGAGGAGAGCCAGTACCCCGAGTTCGGCCAGTGCGTCCACAAGATCGCCCCGGACGCCGTCGACCCCGACCGGCTCTACCTGCAGAACCACGGCGGCGTCTACCGCAGCGACGACGCGGGCGAGAGCTGGCGGTCCATCGCCGACGGGCTGCCGGCCGATTTCGGCTTCGCCGTCGCCGCGCACCCGCGCCTCGCCGACACCGCGTACGTGTTCCCGCTCGGCGGCGCCGACGACCGCATCCCGCCCGGCCGCCGCTGCCGGGTCTTCCGCACGGCCGACGGCGGCGACAGCTGGCAGCCGCTGGCCGAGGGCCTCCCCGGCGAGGACCACTACGGTGTCGTGCTGCGCGACGCGCTGCGCACCGACGACGCCGACCCGGCCGGCCTCTACTTCGGCACCCGCACCGGCGAGGTCTACGCCAGCCACGATGAGGGCGAGCACTGGTCGTCGCTGCTCTCCCACCTGCCGGACGTCCTGTGCGTCCGGGCCGCCGTGGTCGCCGACTGACCCCTAGCGCACCGCCCCACCGTGCCGCGCCGGGCTCGGGTGGGGCCGAGGGTGACGTTCACGGAGCCGTCCCCTTCCGGTGCCTCCGTGAGCGTGGGGGTTCCGTCCTCGGCCTCGACGGAACTCGCACCGTGGTCCCGCCGCGGTCCTCACCGGAAGACGCAAGGGATGAGGTGGGGATCCACGGCCCCTGGGGCGACGTGGCCGGGCGGCCAAACCCGGTTGCCGCCGGGTGGGACGCTCACGGAGCATGGCGGACGGCACGGTGTTCTCACTCCCGGAGATCGGACGGTCGGCGTGGCGGATGCGGAAGCGGAGTGGCAGGTCGGGTACGGCGTCGACGGACGTCCCGTCGTGCGGTACCAGCGGGGCGAGCGGGACGGCCGCCCCTGGGCCGACCGGCTGGAGGTGCTCGACCCCGGCGCGGACCCGGCCGTCCCCGCGCGGTACGTGCTGGCGGAGCTGCCCGGCTGGGTGGTCTCCGGACCCGTCCCGCTCGGCGAGGAGCTGATGCGCCACGGGGCGACCGCCCTGCGGCACGGCCACACCATGCACCGGCCGCTGACCGGCGAACCTCCCGCCGGGGGCTGGGCGTCCTGGGCGGAGGCCCCGGTCCGGGACGGGTTCCACCTGGTGCCGTGCGACCGGGAGGCCGGGGAACTGGTCCGGGCCTCGGTCGGCGCCTTCGGCCCCGGTCACCCCGACCACCGCCCCGGGGAACTCGACGACGAGCAGACCGCGGTGCGGCGACTGGACGAACTGCTCTCCGGGGAGGTCATCGGCCGCCTGCTGCCGACCAGCGCCCTGGTCGTGGACGGCGCCGACCGGGTGGTGGCCGGCGCCGTCCTGACCGACTGGGACGGCCTGCCCTGGATCGCCCACGTCTTCCGCGACCCGGACCTCGGCTACCCCGGTCTCGGCCGCGGCCTGCTGTGCCGCGTCCTCGCCGACACCGCCGCGCGCGGCGCCGCCCAGATCGGCCTGGCGGTGACCGAGGGCAACCGGGCGCGGCGGCTGTACGAGTCGCTCGGTTTCACGGTCACCCGCAGCACGCTGACGGTGGTCGTCCCCTGAGACGCCCGGCGCCGCGGGCGCCGCCGTCCTGGAGCCGGCCTCAGGGGCGGGCCAGCTCCAGGACGGCTATCCCGGCCAGGACGGTCGCGCTCGCCGCCATCCGCAGCCGCCCGAGCCGCTCCCGGAACACCACGGTGGCGATCAGCGCCGCGATCACGATGCTGGTCTCGCGCAACGCGGCGATGCTCGCGAGGTTCCCCCTCGACTGGGCCCAGACCACCAGCCCGTACGCAGTCAGCGACAGCACCCCGCCGAGCAGGCCCACCGGGACCAGCGGACCGGCCCCGGCCAGCAGGCCCCGCCCCCGGCGCGCCCAGGCGATCAGTGCCAGCGCCGGCCCCTGAAGCAGGAACAGCCAGGCGACGTAGCCGCCGACCGTCCCCGCGTGCCGCACACCGCCGCCGTCCAGCACGGTGTACGCCGCGATCATCACGCCGGTCCCCGCGGCCGCCCCGAGCGCGGGCAGCTGCGCCCGCCCCGGTATCCCCTTGGCGAAGGCCAGCCCGATCAGGCCGCAGGAGATGACGGCGACGCCGAGCAGTTCCCCGCCGCCGAGCACGTCGCCCAGCACCGTGACGGACAGCACCGCCACCAGCAGCGGCGCGGAACCCCGGGCGATCGGGTACATCTGCCCGAAGTCCCCCAGCTGGTAGGCCCGGAGCAGGAAGAGCTGGGACATCACCTGCATCGCCACCGAGGCGATCAGGTACGGCCAGGCCGCCGCGGCGGGCAACGGGTTGAGCAGCACCAGCACCACCGCGCAGCCGGTGTACGCGAGGTTGATCAGGGCGAAGCCGACCAGCTTGTCCCCGATCCGGTGCGCCAGTCCGTTCCAGACCGCGTGCAGCACGGCCGCGGCGAGGACCGCCGCGGGAACGACCGCGGCACCGCCCGCGGGCGCGGCGACGGCGGTGGCCGCAGCGGCGGCACCGGCGACAGCAGGCATGGCGGAACTCCCGTTCGACAGGCCATCAGGCTCGGAATCGGATTCCAGGCTACACTTGATTCATGGAAGAGCGTTCCGAATATTTCTCCCCGCTGGAGTCCCAGCTGGCCGCGCACATCCGCGCCCGGCTCGGCGAGCTGCGGGGCACCGAGGCCCGGGTCGCCCAGGTGGTCCTCGCCCGGGGCGCCGACCTGGTCGGGCTCAGCGTCAGCGACGTCGCCGAGCTCGCCGGCACCGCGCCGTCCTCCGTGGTCCGGGCCTGCCAGCGGCTCGGCTTCCGCGGCTACCAGGAGCTGAAGATCGCCGCCGTCCGGCAGGCTCCGGCCCCCGCCCCCGACCCGGCCGACGCCCGGGACCCGGCCGCCCGGGCGCTCGCCGACACCGTCCGCGCCGCCCACGAGGCACTCGACGGCATGGCCACCACGCTCGGCGCCGACGACCTCCGGGCGGCGGCCGGGGCACTGAACGCCGCCGACCACGTCCTGGTCGTCGGCGCGGGCCTCTCGGCCGCGGTCGTCGTCGACGCCGCCTACCGCCTGCGCGCCCTCGGGTTCCTCACCGACTCCCCCGCCGACCCGATCACCGCCCAGTTCGCGGCCGCCCAGCTCCCGCCCACCGCCGCCTGCCTGGCCGTCAGCCACACCGGCTCCACCCGCACCGTGGTCGACGCCGCCCGCCACGCCCGCGCCAACGGCGCCGCCGTCGTCGCGCTCACCAGCTACGCCCGCTCCCCGCTCAGCGAGGCGGCGACGCACACCCTGGTCGCCGGCGGCCAGGACCTGGTCTTCGGCCTGGAGACCACCGCCAGCCGCATCGCCCACCTCACCGTCGTCGACGCACTGACCTCGACCCTGCTCGCCCTCCGCGGCGAGACGGCCGAACGGGCCCTGCGGCTGTCGGCGGACGTGACGGCGGACCACGCGTACTGAGGCGCACCGGCGGGTTCCCGGCGGCGGGCCGGAACGGGCCGGAACGGGAGCGCGGCGGCGGGGCGGCGCTGCGCCGCACCCGTCCCGGTGAAGCACGGACGGCCCCCCGCGGCCCCGGGGGTGAGTCCGGGGTGAGCCGGGCCCGTTCGAGGGGTGGAACGACGGCCTGGCCGGTCAGTGGCGGTGTGTAGGCTCGCGGGCATGGCGAGGGTGACGCGGGACGACGTGGCGAGGGTGGCGGGGACGTCTACCGCGGTCGTGAGTTATGTGATCAACGACGGGCCGCGGCCGGTGGCCGCTGCCACCCGGGCGCGCGTGCTGGCGGCGGTCGAGGAGCTGGGGTACCGGCCGAACCGGGTCGCGCAGGCGATGGCCCGGCGGCGGACCGACCTGATCGGCATGGTCGTGCCGGACGCCCGGCAGCCGTTCTTCGCCGAGCTGGCGCACACGGTGGAGCGGGCCGCCGCGGAGCGCGGGCGGCTGCTGCTGATCGGCAACTCCGACTACGCCGACGAGCGCGAGGCCCACTACATCCGCGCGTTCCTCGGGATGCAGGTGGACGGGCTGATCCTGGTCACCCAGGACCCGTCGGCGCCCGGGGTGGTCGGCATCGACTCCACCGAGGGGACGCCGGTCGTGCTGCTGCACCACCGGGCGGAGACCGAGCGCGGCATCGCGGTGGTGGCGGACGACGAGGGCGGGGCCAGGGAGGTCGTGCACCACCTGCTCGGCCACGGGCACGCCGAGGTGCACTGCTTCGGCGGCACCTTCTCGCTCAGCCCGAGCGACCCGGTGACCGTGCGGACCGCCGGCTGGGCGCTGGCCCTCGCCGAGGCGGGTATCCCCACCGAGGGGCTGCTGCTCCAGGCGCCGTTCGACCGCGTGCGGGCCCACCGGGAGGCGCTCGTGCTGCTGGCGCGCGCCGACCGGCCGTCCGCGGTCTTCTGCGCGACCGACGACCAGGCGATCGGCCTGCTGCGGGCCGCCGACGACCTGGGCATCCGGGTTCCGGAGGACCTGGCGGTGGCGGGGTTCGACGACATCGCGGAGGCGGTGATCGCCGGTCCGCCGCTGACGAGCGTGGCCACCGCGCAGGAGGAGATGGCGCGGGCCGCGGTCGGCCTGGTGCTCGGCGACCACCCGGGCGGCGGCGGGCCGTCGGGCCGGAACGGCGACCGGGCCGACGGGCAGGCCGGGCCGAACGAGGCGATCGGGGTGAACGGGGCGCGGATGTTCCCGGCCCGGATGGTGGTCCGCCGGTCCTGCGGCTGCACCCCGGAGTGAACGGCCGCCGCACGAGGGGGCGGACGGGAACGCGGGCCGGAGCGGAAGGGCCGTGGCCGCGCCCGGGCCGCCCGGCCTACCCCTCCGCCCCGGGCGGCGGACCGAGCATGACGTCCAGGTTCCGGTGGCCGTCGGGGGCGATGAGCCGGTCGAGGTTGAGGGCGGAGATGCCCGCCCAGAACGCGCCGCGCTCGAACATCGCCTTCTCGTAGCCCGCGAGCGCGGCGTCGAGCGCGCCCGCGTCCCACGGCGCCCCGGTGCCGACCGGCGCGCCGGCGAGGACGGGCGCGACGGCGAGGGCGAGTTCGGCCGCGTCCCACATCGCGAGGTTGACGCCCTTGCCCGCGAACGGCGACATCAGGTGCGCCGCGTCGCCGACCAGGGTGGCGCCCGGGGTGCGGGGCCAGGTCAGGCCGACCGGGAGCATGTCCAGCCGCTGGGTGCGCACGGTGTCGTCACAGGCGGCCAGGGCGGCCCGGAACTCCGGTGCCCAGTCGGCGAAGTGCTCCTCGACCGCGGCGCGGGTGCCGGCCGGGTCCTGCTCGGACAGCCCGGCGGCCGTCAGCCAGTCCTCGGCGCAGCGGTAGAAGGCGTAGACACGGATCCGGCCGTCGCTGTTGCGCTGGAGGGCGAGGCCCTTGTTGTCCTGGAAGCCGTACAGGCTGCCGTTGCCGACGAAGGCCGCGGTTCCGGGGGCGGTGCGGTCGGCACCGGGGACGCCGAGTTCGACGAGGCTGACTCCGGTGTAGCGGAGGACGGCGTCGGTGAGCAGCGGGCGGACGCGGGAGCGGGCGCCCTCCGCGCCGACGAGCAGGTCGCAGGTCTCCACGGTGCCGTTGTCGAAGTGGAGCCGGTGCCGGCCGTCGCCGAGCGGTTCGGCGTGGTCGAGGCGGTGGCCCCAGCGGACGGTGGCCGGTTCGAGGGAGTCGAGGAGGAGGGTGCGCAGGTCGCCGCGGTCGATCTCGGGGGCGCCGTCGCCGTCGGGGACGCCCGTGCGGTTGCCGGGGGTGCCGGCGGACGGGCCGGCGGACGGGTGCTCGCCCGCCCGGGTGCCGTCGCCGGCGGGGACGCCGGGGCCGAAGGCGCTGTGGACGGTGCCGTGCTTGTCGAGCAGCCGGAAGTCCTCGCCCTCGGGTCGGGCCCGGGCCCAGAACTCCGCCTCCAGTCCGGCCTCGCGGACGGCGCGCCGTCCGGTGTCGCCGTGCAGGTCGAGGGTGCCGCCCTGGACGCGGGCGTCCCGGGAGGGCTCGCGCTCGTACACGGTGGCGGCGATGCCGTGGACCCGGAGGACCCGGGCGAGGGTGAGGCCGGCGGGGCCGCCGCCGATGACGGCGAT from Kitasatospora sp. NBC_00458 includes:
- a CDS encoding dihydrolipoyl dehydrogenase family protein — encoded protein: MTTASTASAASSSAASSSAAPEEYDVIVVGAGPTGENVADRTAAAGLRTVIVESELVGGECSYWACMPSKALLRPVAALADARAVAGSREAVGGGTLDPAAVLARRDSFTSHWQDDGQVKWLRDTGIDLVRGHGRLAGERQVTVEAEDGSERLLVARHAVAVCTGSRPVLPQDVPGLAEARPWTNREATGSSTVPGRLAVVGGGVVGVELATAWRALGSEVVLLVRGSALLPRMEPFAGELVADGLREAGVDVRFGASVGSLERADGPGSEVGLVLADGGRLTVDEVLYATGRAPRTADIGLEQVGLHPGGWLDVDDSCTVLGVDGDWLYAAGDVNHRALLTHQGKYQARIAGAAIAARAQGRPLDTARWGAHAASADSAGAPQVVFTHPEVAAVGLTLDAAERAGLRVKAIDHDLGAVAGASLYGDDYRGRARVVFDLDREVLVGASFVGPGVSELLHSATVAVVGEVPIDRLWHAVPAYPTISEVWLRLLEGCRG
- a CDS encoding WD40/YVTN/BNR-like repeat-containing protein, whose amino-acid sequence is MTEVLLAVGTEKGLFLGRSRDRLDWEFSGPHFRMNAVYSVAIDGRDPVDGRNRRDGRARLLVGADSSHWGPSVWRSDDLGATWSEPAAPAIRFPEHTGASLTRVWQLQPAGPEAPGVVYAGTEPAALFRSADGGATFTMVESLWEHPQRAEWGAGFGGQGLHTVLTDPRDAERLLVAVSSGGVYRSKDGGGSWVPSNSGLRAEFLPEESQYPEFGQCVHKIAPDAVDPDRLYLQNHGGVYRSDDAGESWRSIADGLPADFGFAVAAHPRLADTAYVFPLGGADDRIPPGRRCRVFRTADGGDSWQPLAEGLPGEDHYGVVLRDALRTDDADPAGLYFGTRTGEVYASHDEGEHWSSLLSHLPDVLCVRAAVVAD
- a CDS encoding GNAT family N-acetyltransferase, whose protein sequence is MADAEAEWQVGYGVDGRPVVRYQRGERDGRPWADRLEVLDPGADPAVPARYVLAELPGWVVSGPVPLGEELMRHGATALRHGHTMHRPLTGEPPAGGWASWAEAPVRDGFHLVPCDREAGELVRASVGAFGPGHPDHRPGELDDEQTAVRRLDELLSGEVIGRLLPTSALVVDGADRVVAGAVLTDWDGLPWIAHVFRDPDLGYPGLGRGLLCRVLADTAARGAAQIGLAVTEGNRARRLYESLGFTVTRSTLTVVVP
- a CDS encoding DMT family transporter, which codes for MPAVAGAAAAATAVAAPAGGAAVVPAAVLAAAVLHAVWNGLAHRIGDKLVGFALINLAYTGCAVVLVLLNPLPAAAAWPYLIASVAMQVMSQLFLLRAYQLGDFGQMYPIARGSAPLLVAVLSVTVLGDVLGGGELLGVAVISCGLIGLAFAKGIPGRAQLPALGAAAGTGVMIAAYTVLDGGGVRHAGTVGGYVAWLFLLQGPALALIAWARRGRGLLAGAGPLVPVGLLGGVLSLTAYGLVVWAQSRGNLASIAALRETSIVIAALIATVVFRERLGRLRMAASATVLAGIAVLELARP
- a CDS encoding MurR/RpiR family transcriptional regulator, whose amino-acid sequence is MEERSEYFSPLESQLAAHIRARLGELRGTEARVAQVVLARGADLVGLSVSDVAELAGTAPSSVVRACQRLGFRGYQELKIAAVRQAPAPAPDPADARDPAARALADTVRAAHEALDGMATTLGADDLRAAAGALNAADHVLVVGAGLSAAVVVDAAYRLRALGFLTDSPADPITAQFAAAQLPPTAACLAVSHTGSTRTVVDAARHARANGAAVVALTSYARSPLSEAATHTLVAGGQDLVFGLETTASRIAHLTVVDALTSTLLALRGETAERALRLSADVTADHAY
- a CDS encoding LacI family DNA-binding transcriptional regulator, with amino-acid sequence MARVTRDDVARVAGTSTAVVSYVINDGPRPVAAATRARVLAAVEELGYRPNRVAQAMARRRTDLIGMVVPDARQPFFAELAHTVERAAAERGRLLLIGNSDYADEREAHYIRAFLGMQVDGLILVTQDPSAPGVVGIDSTEGTPVVLLHHRAETERGIAVVADDEGGAREVVHHLLGHGHAEVHCFGGTFSLSPSDPVTVRTAGWALALAEAGIPTEGLLLQAPFDRVRAHREALVLLARADRPSAVFCATDDQAIGLLRAADDLGIRVPEDLAVAGFDDIAEAVIAGPPLTSVATAQEEMARAAVGLVLGDHPGGGGPSGRNGDRADGQAGPNEAIGVNGARMFPARMVVRRSCGCTPE
- a CDS encoding FAD-dependent oxidoreductase; its protein translation is MTGMTTTPRIAVIGGGPAGLTLARVLRVHGIAATVYEREPSRDARVQGGTLDLHGDTGRRAVREAGLEAEFWARARPEGEDFRLLDKHGTVHSAFGPGVPAGDGTRAGEHPSAGPSAGTPGNRTGVPDGDGAPEIDRGDLRTLLLDSLEPATVRWGHRLDHAEPLGDGRHRLHFDNGTVETCDLLVGAEGARSRVRPLLTDAVLRYTGVSLVELGVPGADRTAPGTAAFVGNGSLYGFQDNKGLALQRNSDGRIRVYAFYRCAEDWLTAAGLSEQDPAGTRAAVEEHFADWAPEFRAALAACDDTVRTQRLDMLPVGLTWPRTPGATLVGDAAHLMSPFAGKGVNLAMWDAAELALAVAPVLAGAPVGTGAPWDAGALDAALAGYEKAMFERGAFWAGISALNLDRLIAPDGHRNLDVMLGPPPGAEG